A section of the Phacochoerus africanus isolate WHEZ1 chromosome 4, ROS_Pafr_v1, whole genome shotgun sequence genome encodes:
- the LOC125124072 gene encoding LOW QUALITY PROTEIN: olfactory receptor 4B1-like (The sequence of the model RefSeq protein was modified relative to this genomic sequence to represent the inferred CDS: deleted 1 base in 1 codon): protein MAPTNNVTELIITGLFEDPEVQRVCFAVFLPVYLATVVGNGLIVLTVKVSQSLHSPMYFFLSYLSLVEISYSSTVAPKFIADLLSKVKTISLEGCVAQIFFFHFFGVTEIFLLVVMAYDRYVAICKPLHYMNIVSHQLCHHLVAGSFLGGFVHSIIQILITIQLPFCGPNVIDHYFCDLQPLFKLACTDTSMEGLIVLANSGLIALCSFLILVTSYIVILVNLRNHSAKGRRKALSTCASHVTVVLLFFGPAIFLYMRPSSTFTEDKLVAVFYTVVTPMLNPIIYTLRNVEVKIAMKRLWDKKENSGME, encoded by the exons ATGGCGCCTACAAATAATGTGACTGAGTTGATTATCACTGGTCTTTTTGAGGATCCAGAGGTGCAGAGGGTGTGCTTTGCAGTGTTTCTTCCTGTGTACCTGGCCACAGTGGTGGGCAATGGCCTCATTGTTCTGACGGTCAAAGTCAGTCAGAGTCTGCAttcccccatgtacttcttcctgagTTACCTGTCCCTGGTGGAGATCAGCTACTCCTCTACTGTTGCCCCCAAGTTCATCGCAGACTTGCTTTCCAAGGTTAAAACCATCTCCCTGGAGGGCTGTGTGGCTCAGATATTCTTCTTCCACTTCTTTGGCGTTACTGAGATCTTCTTGCTTGtggtgatggcctatgaccgctatgtggccatctgcaaaccccttCATTATATGAACATTGTGAGCCATCAACTGTGTCACCATCTGGTGGCTGGTTCCTTTCTTGGGGGCTTTGTTCATTCTATCATTCAGATTCTCATCACCATCCAGTTGCCTTTCTGTGGTCCCAATGTGATTGACCACTACTTCTGTGATCTCCAGCCATTATTCAAGCTCGCCTGCACTGACACCTCTATGGAGGGGCTTATTGTCTTGGCCAACAGTGGATTAATTGCTCTGTGCTCTTTTCTCATCCTGGTG ACCTCCTATATCGTCATCCTGGTCAACTTGAGGAACCATTCTGCAAAGGGAAGACGCAAAGCCCTCTCCACCTGTGCCTCTCACGTCACAGTGGTCTTGTTGTTCTTTGGACCTGCCATCTTCCTCTACATGAGACCCTCCTCCACCTTCACCGAGGACAAACTGGTGGCCGTGTTTTACACggtggtcacccccatgctgaaccccatCATCTACACACTCAGAAACGTAGAGGTGAAAATTGCCATGAAGAGGTTGTGggacaaaaaggaaaactcaGGGATGGAGTGA
- the LOC125124073 gene encoding olfactory receptor 4B1-like, with protein MAPTNNVTELIITGLFEDPEVQRVCFVVFLPVYLATVVGNGLIVLTVKVSQSLHSPMYFFLSYLSLVEISYSSTVAPKFIADLLSKVKTISLEGCVAQIFFFHFFGVTEIFLLTVMAYDRYVAICKPLHYTVIMSRAVCHRLVAGSWLGGFFHSMVQIIVTLQLFFCGPNVIDHYFCDLHPLFKLACTDTSVEGLIVLANSGLFSIFSFLVLVSSYIVILVNLRNHSAEGRRKALSTCASHVTVVVLFFGPAIFLYMRPPSTFTEDKLVAVFYTMVTPMLNPIIYTLRNAEVKIAMRRLWGRKVNSGVE; from the coding sequence ATGGCGCCCACAAATAATGTGACTGAGTTGATTATCACTGGTCTTTTTGAGGATCCAGAGGTGCAGAGGGTGTGCTTTGTAGTGTTTCTTCCTGTGTACCTGGCCACGGTGGTGGGCAATGGCCTCATTGTTCTGACGGTCAAAGTCAGTCAGAGTCTGCAttcccccatgtacttcttcctgagTTACCTGTCCCTGGTGGAGATCAGCTACTCCTCTACTGTTGCCCCCAAGTTCATCGCAGACTTGCTTTCCAAGGTTAAAACCATCTCCCTGGAGGGCTGTGTGGCTCAGATATTCTTCTTCCACTTCTTTGGCGTTACTGAGATCTTCTTGCTCACAGtaatggcctatgaccgctatgtggccatctgcaaaccccttCACTACACAGTCATCATGAGCCGGGCTGTGTGTCACCGTCTGGTGGCTGGTTCCTGGCTGGGGGGCTTTTTTCACTCCATGGTTCAGATTATTGTGACTCTCCAGTTATTCTTCTGTGGTCCCAATGTGATTGACCACTACTTCTGTGACCTCCACCCCTTATTCAAGCTCGCCTGCACTGACACCTCTGTGGAGGGGCTTATTGTCTTGGCCAACAGTGGATTATTCTCTATCTTCTCCTTTCTCGTCTTGGTGTCCTCCTATATCGTCATCCTGGTCAACTTGAGGAACCATTCTGCAGAGGGAAGGCGCAAAGCCCTCTCCACCTGTGCCTCTCACGTCACAGTGGTCGTGTTGTTCTTTGGACCTGCCATCTTCCTCTACATGCGGCCCCCCTCCACCTTCACCGAGGACAAACTGGTGGCCGTGTTCTACACGatggtcacccccatgctgaaccccatCATCTACACCCTCAGAAATGCAGAGGTGAAAATCGCCATGAGGAGGTTGTGGGGCAGGAAAGTGAACTCGGGggtggaataa
- the LOC125124074 gene encoding olfactory receptor 4X2-like: MASTHNVTEFIFLGLSPDPKVQKVCFVIFLLLYTAIVLGNFIIVLTVMTSRSLGSPMYFFLSSLSFVEICYSSTTAPKLISDLLADRKAISLWGCMSQVFFTHFFAGAEMFLLTVMAYDRYVAICKPLNYATIMNGQVCAFLVGVAGAGGFVHSSAQILLIFRLPFCGPNVIDHYFCDVLPLLKLACSDTFLIGLLMVANGGTLTVISFLVLLASYVVILLHLRTQSSEGRRKALSTCGSHIAVVTLFFGPCLFIYLRPSTILPVDKVVAVFYTVITPLLNPVIYSLRNAEMKKAVKRLWIRTVKLEEK; this comes from the coding sequence ATGGCTAGCACACACAATGTgacagagtttatttttctgggaCTTTCTCCCGATCCGAAGGTGCAGAAAGTCTGCTTTGTGATATTTCTGCTCTTGTACACAGCCATTGTGCTGGGGAACTTCATCATTGTGCTCACCGTCATGACCAGCAGAAGCCTCGGctcccccatgtacttcttcctcagctccCTGTCCTTTGTGGAGATCTGCTACTCCTCTACCACAGCCCCCAAACTCATCTCAGATTTGCTGGCTGACAGAAAAGCTATATCTCTGTGGGGCTGCATGTCACAGGTTTTCTTTACCCACTTCTTTGCCGGCGCTGAGATGTTCTTGCTcactgtgatggcctatgaccgctacgtggccatctgtaAGCCCCTCAACTATGCCACCATCATGAATGGGCAGGTGTGTGCCTTCCTGGTGGGAGTAGCAGGCGCAGGGGGCTTTGTGCATTCCTCGGCCCAAATCCTCCTCATTTTCCGCCTGCCCTTCTGTGGCCCCAACGTGATTGATCACTACTTCTGTGATGTGCTTCCCCTGCTCAAGCTTGCCTGCTCTGACACTTTCCTGATTGGTCTGCTGATGGTTGCCAATGGGGGGACCCTGACTGTGATCAGCTTCCTGGTCCTCTTAGCCTCCTATGTAGTCATCTTGCTCCATCTGAGGACTCAAAGCTCTGAGGGGCGGCGCAAGGCCCTCTCCACCTGTGGGTCCCACATCGCCGTGGTTACCCTGTTCTTTGGGCCCTGCCTCTTCATCTATCTGAGGCCTTCCACCATCCTGCCTGTGGACAAGGTGGTAGCTGTGTTCTACACAGTGATCACCCCACTCCTGAACCCTGTCATCTACTCCTTGAGAAATGCTGAGATGAAGAAAGCCGTGAAGAGGCTGTGGATCAGGACAGTGAAACTAGAGGAGAAATAG